From the Priestia aryabhattai genome, one window contains:
- a CDS encoding GNAT family N-acetyltransferase: MFPKLETHRLLLREIVEDDAGEILSCFSHPSVLRYYGQKPLETIDQVKQIIKNFSRGYEEKQLIKWGIQLKGKEKLIGTIGFQEWSSQHKKANVSYALFPDYWNKGYAIEAVHEAISYGFNELHLKRIGAVVFTQNSGSITLLSKVGFKKEGTLREYMYQNDIPFDTYIYSLLRGEAKI; this comes from the coding sequence ATGTTTCCGAAATTAGAGACACACCGGTTGCTGTTAAGGGAGATTGTAGAAGACGATGCGGGTGAGATTTTAAGTTGTTTTTCTCATCCGAGCGTGTTGCGCTATTACGGGCAAAAACCTTTGGAAACGATTGATCAAGTGAAGCAGATCATTAAGAATTTTTCCAGAGGCTACGAAGAAAAGCAATTGATCAAATGGGGAATTCAGCTAAAAGGAAAAGAAAAGCTGATTGGAACAATAGGGTTTCAAGAGTGGTCTTCCCAACATAAAAAAGCAAATGTAAGCTATGCTCTTTTTCCGGATTACTGGAACAAAGGGTACGCAATAGAAGCCGTTCATGAAGCGATTTCTTATGGGTTTAACGAACTTCACCTGAAGCGAATAGGAGCGGTTGTGTTTACGCAAAATAGTGGATCTATCACACTGTTAAGCAAAGTAGGATTTAAAAAAGAAGGTACGCTAAGAGAGTATATGTACCAAAACGATATCCCGTTTGACACATATATTTATTCTTTACTGCGCGGGGAAGCAAAGATATGA
- a CDS encoding glycosyltransferase family 2 protein: MIKIDSYKYYYNPEDGKYYIRKKKNSPHSLKKLKDKLNKSKDKKDRKDKTRKGNKGNRSGDATNKVNKSHDKANTANEANKSHDKANTVNEMNKSHDRANTVNEMNKPHDRANTVNEMNKPHDRANTANEMNKFHDKAETANEMNKLDEKMSKVDQTDHSLYKMSIKNNHKHPIKVSIIMPTYNKYHQTSLSLYGLSKQTFSHAEYEVILIDDASSDNTSDILKEVDVPFKFKYIQMKQNKGRSSVRNIGINHAEGDLLIFLDGEMLAPPSFIENHYKHHMHESNLVVTGAMHYEGVYTFIMPDYNEDQMAHLKELVNNDAEYRRLYENYEQTKQHSNGPCPLVTKEDIDTNRFQRLSFPNRYFLNSGLKHFGERLEGFTLPYIAFLSGNVSVRKAQLKKSGYFDETFVGYGAEDWELGYRLYKNGVQFVLDPSTVAYHQEHGISKRKVKEQWGNHYRFVKKHPNIDVLILSLEWKELPFMHLHQTLVEYNQLEERFPDEYNELKHAFRVMLFRIIEYLNNGQPVTKLYDLPGGSEERIKIHQQFETLRPRGFDYLASSFEQIYYL, translated from the coding sequence ATGATTAAAATAGACTCGTATAAATACTACTACAACCCTGAAGATGGAAAGTATTATATTAGAAAGAAAAAAAATAGTCCACATTCCTTAAAAAAACTCAAAGACAAACTTAATAAGTCAAAGGATAAAAAGGATAGAAAAGATAAAACGCGTAAAGGGAATAAAGGGAATAGGTCAGGCGATGCAACTAATAAAGTGAATAAATCCCACGACAAAGCTAATACAGCGAATGAAGCGAATAAATCCCACGACAAAGCTAACACAGTGAATGAAATGAATAAATCCCACGACAGAGCTAACACAGTGAATGAAATGAATAAACCCCACGACAGAGCTAACACAGTGAATGAAATGAATAAACCCCACGACAGAGCTAACACAGCGAATGAAATGAATAAATTCCATGACAAAGCTGAAACAGCGAATGAAATGAATAAATTAGATGAAAAAATGAGTAAAGTTGATCAAACAGACCATTCATTATATAAAATGAGCATAAAAAATAATCACAAACATCCTATTAAAGTTAGTATCATTATGCCCACTTATAATAAATATCATCAAACTTCTCTTTCACTTTACGGTTTATCAAAACAAACGTTTTCCCACGCTGAGTATGAAGTCATTCTAATAGATGATGCTTCTTCTGATAACACTTCTGATATTTTAAAAGAAGTGGATGTCCCGTTCAAATTTAAATATATTCAAATGAAACAAAATAAAGGGCGTTCCTCAGTACGTAATATAGGAATTAATCATGCTGAAGGAGATCTTTTAATCTTTTTAGATGGAGAAATGCTAGCTCCTCCTTCTTTTATTGAAAATCATTATAAACATCATATGCACGAATCAAATCTTGTGGTTACCGGAGCCATGCATTATGAGGGAGTCTACACGTTTATTATGCCAGACTATAATGAAGATCAAATGGCTCATTTAAAAGAACTAGTAAATAACGATGCTGAGTATAGAAGATTGTATGAAAACTATGAGCAGACGAAGCAGCATTCAAATGGTCCTTGCCCTCTTGTAACAAAAGAAGATATTGATACAAACCGTTTTCAGCGTTTATCATTTCCTAATCGCTATTTCCTTAACAGCGGGCTAAAACATTTCGGAGAGCGACTTGAGGGATTTACGCTACCTTATATTGCATTTTTAAGTGGAAATGTATCAGTAAGAAAAGCGCAATTAAAGAAATCCGGCTATTTTGATGAGACTTTTGTCGGCTACGGGGCAGAAGACTGGGAACTTGGATATCGATTGTATAAAAATGGCGTGCAGTTTGTTTTAGATCCCTCTACAGTTGCTTATCATCAAGAACATGGGATATCTAAGCGGAAAGTGAAAGAACAATGGGGTAATCACTATCGTTTTGTGAAAAAACATCCAAATATAGACGTTCTTATTCTATCTCTTGAATGGAAAGAGCTTCCGTTTATGCATCTGCATCAAACACTAGTTGAATATAACCAACTGGAGGAACGTTTTCCTGACGAATATAATGAACTTAAACATGCTTTTCGCGTCATGCTTTTTAGAATTATTGAATATTTAAATAATGGACAGCCTGTGACGAAACTTTACGATCTTCCTGGAGGCTCAGAGGAAAGAATAAAAATTCATCAGCAGTTTGAAACGCTGCGTCCTCGCGGATTTGACTACTTGGCGAGTTCTTTTGAACAAATCTATTACCTTTAG
- a CDS encoding YjcZ family sporulation protein: MHNNVNAPFSSNENMPFSPAMSHHGYTAPAYEHMIPHCGYTMPDYGYMVPECGYEIPHHRCNNFAIIIVLFILLIIIGACGFNFCHDEC; encoded by the coding sequence ATGCATAATAACGTAAACGCACCGTTTAGTTCTAATGAAAATATGCCGTTCTCACCTGCTATGTCTCACCACGGCTATACAGCTCCTGCTTATGAGCATATGATTCCACACTGCGGATATACAATGCCGGACTATGGATATATGGTTCCTGAATGTGGATATGAGATTCCTCACCACAGATGTAATAATTTCGCCATTATCATCGTACTGTTTATTTTACTCATTATTATTGGTGCATGTGGTTTCAATTTCTGTCACGATGAGTGTTAA
- a CDS encoding FMN-dependent NADH-azoreductase, giving the protein MAKVLYITANPNDATQSFGMAAGDAFINEYKEVNPTDEVVHVNLYNEHIPHIDGDVFSGWGKLGSGAEFDALTPEEQRKVARLNELSDQFAQADKYVFVTPMWNFSFPPVMKAYLDAVAVAGKSFKYTEEGSVGLLTDKKAYHIQANGGIYSRGPAGELEMGHRYMRIMMNFFGVPSIGSLFVEGQAAMPDKAQEIKEDGIARAKEAARTF; this is encoded by the coding sequence ATGGCAAAAGTATTATATATTACAGCAAACCCTAACGATGCAACGCAATCATTCGGTATGGCTGCGGGAGATGCATTCATTAATGAGTATAAAGAAGTAAACCCAACGGATGAGGTTGTTCATGTTAATTTATACAATGAACATATCCCTCACATCGACGGCGATGTATTTAGCGGATGGGGCAAACTTGGAAGCGGCGCAGAATTTGACGCACTTACTCCTGAAGAACAGCGCAAAGTTGCTCGTTTAAACGAGTTAAGTGATCAATTTGCTCAAGCAGACAAATATGTATTTGTTACGCCAATGTGGAACTTCTCATTTCCACCAGTAATGAAAGCTTACTTAGATGCTGTAGCAGTAGCTGGAAAATCATTTAAATATACAGAAGAAGGTTCTGTTGGTCTATTAACAGATAAAAAGGCGTATCATATTCAAGCAAACGGCGGTATCTACTCTCGCGGTCCTGCTGGTGAACTAGAAATGGGCCACCGCTATATGCGCATTATGATGAACTTCTTCGGTGTTCCTTCTATCGGAAGCCTATTTGTAGAAGGACAAGCTGCAATGCCAGACAAAGCACAAGAAATTAAAGAAGACGGTATTGCTCGCGCTAAAGAAGCTGCACGTACTTTCTAA
- a CDS encoding FMN-binding negative transcriptional regulator, translating to MYIPKYFKVNDEQIMYDFIEDNGFATVFSYHNEKPYATHLPLMLNRKERALYGHFARPNQQWKDAENQEILVVFQGSHCYISPSWYETNQAVPTWNYEAVHVYGIMKVIEKPTELLQLLSKMVTKYENPNSTYTLNDVDPAYMNGLSKGIIGFKIDISKMEGKQKISQNHSVERQQLVIEKLEQTSRENEKKIAELMKQNVKRVLKK from the coding sequence ATGTATATTCCAAAGTATTTTAAAGTGAATGATGAACAAATCATGTATGATTTTATTGAAGATAATGGATTCGCCACCGTGTTTTCGTATCATAACGAAAAGCCTTATGCTACTCATTTGCCTCTGATGTTAAACCGGAAAGAAAGAGCTTTATACGGGCATTTTGCTCGTCCGAATCAGCAGTGGAAAGATGCTGAAAATCAAGAAATTTTGGTTGTGTTTCAAGGGTCTCACTGCTATATTTCACCGTCTTGGTATGAAACGAATCAAGCTGTACCAACATGGAATTATGAAGCTGTTCATGTGTATGGAATCATGAAAGTGATTGAAAAACCAACAGAACTGCTTCAGCTGCTGAGTAAGATGGTGACGAAATATGAAAATCCGAATAGTACATATACATTAAATGACGTTGATCCTGCTTATATGAATGGTTTAAGCAAAGGAATCATTGGGTTTAAAATCGACATCAGCAAAATGGAAGGCAAACAAAAGATAAGTCAAAATCATTCAGTAGAGAGACAGCAGTTAGTCATAGAAAAGCTAGAGCAGACGTCTCGTGAGAATGAAAAGAAAATTGCAGAGCTGATGAAACAAAATGTGAAGCGTGTGCTTAAGAAGTAA
- a CDS encoding spore germination protein, translated as MSGVINICNTRINGMARNGSMNFGEVLHNGHTADVKSVGINSTYGDISAACARMKNTNMDADIFDQTAVANIDGVYGNQL; from the coding sequence ATGTCAGGAGTTATTAACATCTGTAACACGAGAATTAATGGTATGGCAAGAAACGGATCGATGAATTTTGGAGAAGTTCTTCACAACGGACACACAGCGGATGTTAAATCTGTTGGAATCAACTCAACATATGGAGACATTTCAGCTGCTTGTGCGCGAATGAAAAACACAAATATGGATGCAGATATATTTGATCAAACGGCTGTTGCGAATATTGATGGGGTATATGGAAATCAGCTATAA
- a CDS encoding ECF transporter S component codes for MNSTYSPRETTKIKALSMHALFIALTFVATMFINIKLPIMGNGGLIHLGNVPLFIAAFIYGKKTGAIAGAFGMGLFDLISGWTAWAPFTFIIVGAMGFLAGLISEKVPGKRALVNTLAVAAALIVKIVGYYFAEVILYGNWILPLGSIPGNVMQVVIAGIIVVSLVGRLKNRAVQI; via the coding sequence ATGAATTCAACATACTCACCAAGAGAAACAACCAAAATCAAAGCTTTATCCATGCATGCGCTTTTTATCGCATTGACGTTTGTAGCTACAATGTTTATCAACATCAAGCTTCCCATCATGGGTAACGGAGGCCTCATACATTTAGGCAACGTTCCTCTTTTTATAGCAGCCTTTATTTACGGCAAAAAAACAGGAGCCATCGCAGGGGCTTTTGGAATGGGGTTATTCGATCTGATCTCCGGCTGGACAGCATGGGCACCGTTTACGTTTATTATCGTAGGTGCAATGGGCTTTTTAGCAGGTCTCATATCCGAAAAAGTACCTGGTAAAAGAGCACTTGTGAACACACTGGCAGTTGCCGCTGCGCTGATTGTAAAAATCGTGGGCTACTATTTTGCCGAAGTGATTCTTTACGGTAACTGGATACTTCCGCTTGGCTCTATACCAGGAAATGTGATGCAAGTTGTCATAGCAGGTATCATCGTAGTTTCGCTTGTAGGGCGCTTAAAGAACAGAGCTGTACAGATTTAA
- a CDS encoding YehS family protein: MDNNDTLIRLRYALDLKNTEMVEIFNLGGVEVTKEDVLKILTRTPDEEDEDSAHADEHISCTNSMLDSFLNGFITFKRGKQDPKPGQTPPAPIHHNQNMYNVLLKKVKIALSLTSEEMLEIFDDGGIRVSKAELGALLRKKGHKNYKECKENFARKFLRGLTVQYRG; the protein is encoded by the coding sequence ATGGATAATAACGATACTTTAATTAGATTAAGATATGCCTTAGATTTAAAAAATACAGAGATGGTAGAAATCTTTAATCTTGGCGGAGTGGAAGTAACAAAAGAAGACGTATTAAAAATCCTTACGAGAACACCGGACGAAGAGGACGAGGATTCAGCTCATGCCGACGAACATATCTCGTGCACGAACAGTATGTTAGATTCCTTTTTAAACGGCTTTATTACGTTTAAAAGAGGAAAACAAGACCCTAAACCGGGACAAACGCCTCCAGCACCTATTCACCACAATCAAAATATGTATAACGTCTTATTAAAGAAAGTGAAAATCGCTTTATCATTAACAAGTGAAGAGATGTTAGAAATATTCGATGACGGTGGAATACGTGTATCTAAAGCAGAATTAGGCGCTTTATTAAGGAAAAAAGGCCATAAAAATTATAAAGAGTGCAAAGAGAATTTTGCACGAAAATTCCTAAGAGGCTTAACGGTACAATATAGAGGATAA
- a CDS encoding polysaccharide deacetylase family protein — protein sequence MNQNSPKYVALTFDDGPSAYTAAILKILKRYNVRATFFVVGSEAEKFPKLIRRIHREKHVIGNHTWSHPNITTLSKRELWKEITSTNVQIEKIIGYSPKLFRPPYSSINDTTLAAIKELGMTSVLWNVDSQDWREEDPLAIYQHTIKNLKEKNLIVMHDGDRYGSGARDHIVTSLPKLIKYLIKNDYRFITVPEFHQVAYKIEGWS from the coding sequence ATGAACCAAAATTCACCAAAGTATGTTGCGTTAACGTTTGATGATGGACCCTCAGCTTACACGGCTGCTATTTTAAAAATTCTAAAAAGATATAATGTACGTGCGACATTTTTTGTCGTAGGTTCAGAAGCGGAAAAATTTCCAAAGTTGATCCGACGTATTCATAGAGAAAAGCACGTAATTGGAAATCATACGTGGAGTCATCCTAATATCACAACGCTTTCTAAGCGTGAATTGTGGAAAGAAATTACTTCTACAAATGTTCAAATAGAGAAAATAATAGGTTATTCTCCAAAGCTATTTCGTCCACCTTACAGTTCAATAAATGATACAACTCTTGCTGCTATTAAGGAATTGGGAATGACGTCTGTTCTATGGAATGTAGATAGTCAGGATTGGCGTGAAGAAGATCCATTGGCCATCTATCAACATACTATTAAAAACCTAAAAGAAAAGAATCTTATTGTCATGCACGATGGGGACCGATACGGCAGCGGAGCGAGGGATCACATTGTTACTTCATTGCCGAAACTTATTAAGTATTTAATAAAGAACGATTATCGTTTTATAACGGTTCCTGAATTTCACCAAGTGGCATACAAGATCGAAGGATGGTCTTAA
- the phaZ gene encoding intracellular short-chain-length polyhydroxyalkanoate depolymerase: protein MTVSALEQAKVELPNGETVNYRMKKGGKEVLLLIHGNMNSSLNWDVLMNELPEHITAYAIDLRGFGDSTYHTPIHTIKDLSDDVKLFVDALKLSAFTISGWSLGGAVAMQYVIDHPNDAKNLILLSSVNIKGYPIPRRTFLELPIPNNFIQTKEEVKEAFRMVESAKETKNTWFLKMMLRQFLYTKNKPSADQFEKYLEETIKQRNLIDINYALMRFNISNDFNGVVQGTGEVEKITIPTMVIQGDEDKMVSTRDASDIAKGIGENATLKIMKGVGHCPLLDDLSSLMDLYNSNLSRA from the coding sequence ATGACCGTATCTGCTTTAGAACAAGCAAAAGTAGAATTACCAAATGGAGAAACAGTAAATTACCGAATGAAAAAGGGCGGAAAAGAGGTACTTTTGTTAATTCACGGAAATATGAATTCTTCCCTTAACTGGGATGTGTTAATGAACGAACTTCCAGAACATATCACAGCTTATGCGATCGATTTAAGAGGATTTGGAGACTCCACTTATCATACACCTATCCACACAATCAAAGATTTATCAGATGATGTCAAACTGTTTGTAGATGCTTTAAAGTTGTCTGCTTTTACAATAAGCGGATGGTCATTAGGAGGAGCAGTCGCTATGCAATATGTGATTGATCATCCTAATGATGCCAAAAATTTAATTCTCTTAAGCTCCGTCAACATCAAAGGATATCCCATTCCAAGAAGAACTTTTCTAGAACTCCCTATTCCTAACAACTTTATACAAACCAAAGAAGAAGTAAAAGAAGCATTTCGAATGGTAGAAAGCGCGAAAGAAACAAAAAACACATGGTTTTTAAAAATGATGCTGCGTCAATTTTTATATACAAAAAATAAGCCGTCTGCTGATCAATTTGAAAAATATTTAGAAGAAACGATCAAGCAGCGAAATTTAATTGATATAAATTACGCACTAATGAGATTTAATATTTCAAACGATTTTAATGGTGTTGTTCAAGGGACAGGAGAGGTGGAAAAAATCACGATTCCTACTATGGTTATTCAAGGAGATGAAGATAAGATGGTTTCTACAAGAGATGCATCTGACATCGCGAAAGGCATAGGGGAAAATGCAACGTTAAAAATTATGAAAGGCGTGGGCCACTGCCCGTTGTTAGATGATTTAAGTAGTTTAATGGACTTATACAACTCTAATTTAAGCAGGGCTTAG
- a CDS encoding winged helix-turn-helix transcriptional regulator has protein sequence MDEPKDIQPKVEKSFELIGKKWTGLIIYVLMSGPKRFSELNESIPALSRRLLTERIKELEDHGIVVRNVIPDRPIRSEYSLTQKGTELGKILGPISQWAESWVQD, from the coding sequence ATGGACGAACCAAAAGATATTCAACCTAAAGTAGAAAAAAGTTTCGAACTGATTGGCAAGAAGTGGACAGGATTAATCATTTATGTGCTTATGAGCGGTCCTAAACGCTTTAGTGAATTAAACGAAAGTATACCAGCCTTAAGCAGAAGGCTGTTGACAGAACGGATTAAAGAGCTTGAAGACCACGGAATCGTTGTCCGAAATGTCATTCCGGATCGCCCTATTCGTTCTGAATATTCGCTGACTCAAAAAGGAACAGAGTTAGGTAAAATATTAGGACCGATTAGCCAGTGGGCAGAAAGCTGGGTCCAAGATTAG
- a CDS encoding M48 family metallopeptidase, producing MIHTFSNQSIHYEIRYKNRSSFAIKVDGYGTVEVLAPKGTPVEQVLSLLEKNWALVQQKINAMKDRTHGPKKKVYEHGESFFYLGKNYPIQIHHDSSITKDSVVFEADTLQIYVNRHDDEAIKQALKRFYYQQCKALVTKSISSYQKHFKTKPRSISISDSKKAWGTCDSKRQLTFNWRLAMAPRHVIDYVVVHEMCHMVHMNHDRSFWRLVGKIMPDYREQENWLEMSSWEMTM from the coding sequence ATGATACACACCTTTTCCAATCAGAGTATCCATTACGAAATACGATATAAAAACCGAAGCTCTTTTGCGATAAAAGTAGACGGATACGGAACGGTTGAAGTCCTTGCGCCTAAAGGAACGCCTGTTGAACAAGTACTTTCGTTATTAGAGAAAAATTGGGCGTTGGTTCAGCAAAAAATAAATGCAATGAAAGATAGAACGCATGGACCAAAGAAAAAAGTCTATGAACACGGAGAAAGCTTTTTTTATTTAGGAAAAAATTATCCGATACAGATTCATCACGATTCGAGCATTACAAAGGATTCTGTAGTGTTTGAAGCTGACACGCTGCAGATTTATGTCAATCGGCACGACGATGAAGCGATAAAACAAGCGCTCAAACGCTTTTACTATCAACAATGTAAAGCGCTAGTAACCAAGAGTATCTCCTCCTATCAAAAGCATTTTAAGACAAAGCCGCGTTCCATCTCAATTTCCGATAGCAAAAAAGCGTGGGGCACATGTGATTCCAAGCGGCAGTTAACCTTTAACTGGCGACTGGCAATGGCACCGCGGCACGTAATTGATTACGTAGTCGTTCATGAAATGTGCCACATGGTTCACATGAATCATGACCGGTCCTTTTGGCGTCTTGTTGGGAAAATCATGCCCGATTATCGTGAACAAGAGAACTGGCTGGAAATGTCTAGCTGGGAAATGACGATGTAG
- a CDS encoding FMN-dependent NADH-azoreductase, producing MANVLYITAHPLAEDESLSMAVGKEFIDVYKQTHPEDDVVHLDLYQADIPYLDADVFNGWKKLRSHSSIQDLSTDERLKVGRLAELGGQFVLADKYIFVTPMWNFSVPAIMKTYIDAITVSGKTFTYTKEGAQGLLKGKKAIHIQSRGDVYSEGPEMAREMGHRYLEIMMDFFGIEAFESIIIEGQVKFPDQIPQIKEDAIQKAHSMAKTF from the coding sequence ATGGCAAATGTTCTCTATATTACTGCACACCCTTTAGCTGAAGACGAATCGCTTAGCATGGCTGTAGGGAAAGAATTTATTGACGTATATAAGCAAACACATCCAGAAGATGATGTGGTGCATTTAGATTTATATCAAGCAGATATTCCATACTTAGATGCAGACGTATTTAACGGATGGAAAAAGCTTCGTTCTCACTCTTCCATCCAGGATTTATCAACAGATGAACGATTAAAAGTCGGACGATTAGCTGAGTTGGGCGGACAGTTCGTACTCGCGGACAAATATATTTTTGTCACGCCAATGTGGAATTTCTCTGTTCCTGCGATTATGAAAACGTACATTGATGCGATTACCGTGTCAGGTAAAACCTTTACATATACAAAAGAAGGCGCACAGGGATTGCTCAAAGGAAAAAAAGCAATTCACATTCAATCCCGCGGAGACGTGTATTCAGAAGGCCCTGAAATGGCAAGAGAAATGGGTCACCGCTACTTAGAAATTATGATGGACTTCTTTGGAATCGAAGCGTTTGAAAGCATTATTATTGAAGGGCAAGTAAAGTTCCCAGATCAAATTCCCCAAATTAAAGAAGACGCCATCCAAAAAGCGCATTCAATGGCCAAAACGTTTTAA
- a CDS encoding ring-cleaving dioxygenase — MELLGLHHVSILTGKAEKNYQFFTKVLGMRLVKKTVNQDNTQSYHLFYADGEGTPGTEVTFFDIPGLGRTHQGISDISTVSLRVKSTDSLHFWKERFEQYGVEYEEIAKRANRDTLAFKDFEGTRLLLVADNGEKGVRAGVPWKREDIPLEHAIIGLGPVTLTVGTAEPTVDVLTNIMGFRYVSSYPSFAENQEDILVYATGEGGSGAEVHIETRPDLPRVRLGRGGVHHVAFRVPNEEEYNKWASRLNENSLPNSGKVERYYFKALYFREPNGILFELSTDTPGFATDEPLETMGQTLALPPFLEPKRKEIEEKLRPLDLDETL, encoded by the coding sequence ATGGAATTGTTAGGGTTGCACCATGTATCTATTTTGACGGGAAAAGCTGAGAAAAACTATCAGTTCTTCACCAAAGTTTTAGGAATGCGATTAGTAAAAAAAACGGTGAATCAAGATAACACCCAGTCTTATCACTTGTTTTATGCAGATGGAGAAGGGACGCCAGGAACGGAAGTAACGTTTTTTGATATTCCAGGGCTTGGAAGAACACATCAAGGTATATCTGACATTTCGACTGTGTCGCTTCGCGTTAAAAGTACGGATTCTCTACACTTTTGGAAAGAACGCTTTGAGCAGTACGGAGTGGAATATGAAGAAATAGCTAAAAGAGCTAATCGTGATACATTAGCATTTAAAGATTTTGAAGGTACACGCTTGCTTCTTGTCGCAGACAATGGTGAAAAAGGCGTAAGAGCAGGCGTTCCGTGGAAACGTGAAGACATTCCGTTAGAACATGCGATTATCGGCTTAGGGCCGGTTACGCTAACGGTAGGCACGGCAGAACCAACTGTTGACGTACTGACAAACATTATGGGTTTTCGCTACGTGAGTTCTTATCCATCTTTTGCAGAAAATCAAGAGGACATTTTGGTTTATGCAACAGGTGAAGGAGGAAGCGGAGCAGAAGTTCATATTGAAACTAGACCTGATTTGCCGAGAGTTCGCTTAGGGCGAGGTGGAGTTCATCACGTTGCATTCCGTGTGCCAAATGAAGAAGAATACAATAAGTGGGCAAGTCGATTAAATGAAAACAGTCTACCGAATTCCGGTAAAGTAGAACGATACTATTTCAAAGCACTTTATTTCAGAGAACCAAACGGAATTTTATTTGAATTATCAACAGACACACCTGGATTTGCGACCGATGAACCGCTTGAAACGATGGGTCAAACATTGGCGCTGCCTCCATTTTTAGAGCCCAAGCGCAAAGAAATTGAAGAGAAGCTGAGACCACTAGATTTGGATGAAACACTATAG